ATCAGATCGATCATGGCTGGTTAATGATTCCTTTCACAGACGGCCATCTCAGCCTCCAGGAAATATTGCTCTGGATTCCGATAGCGATCTCGTTCCTCGTGTTTACCGTCGCGATGTTTGCGGAAACGAATCGACTTCCATTCGACTTGCCCGAAGCGGAGCAGGAACTCGTTGGCGGTTATCACACCGAGTATTCCTCGATGAAATTCGCCCTCTTCTTCCTCGGCGAATACGCCGCCATGATCGCAGGTTCGTCCGTCATCGTGACGCTATTCTTCGGTGCCTGGCATCTGCCCTTCATCCCATCCGGCAACGGCGTCGGTCTGGCCGCGCTTTTCTGGGGCTTGGTCAACATCGCCGTTTTCTTCGGAAAAGTGGCCGTGCTCCTCATCTTTTTCATCTGGGTGCGCTGGACTTTGCCGCGTTTCCGTTATGATCAACTCATGAAACTCGGCTGGTATTTCTTCTTCGAGCTGGCCTTGGCAAACATCTTCCTCGCCGCGATCATCCTCGCGTTTGTGAAATAACCCTTTCTCTCATGGCTTACACCGTTGACCGCCCAAAAATGACTCTGGCCGAGAAGATGTATCTTCCCGCCATTGTTACTGGACTCGCCATCACGGCGAAACATTTCAAAAACATGATCCTCGGCCGCACCAAGGTCGTCATGCAATACCCCGAGGAAAAATGGGACTCGCACATGCCCGAACATTATCGCGGCGCGCCGACCCTCGTGAAGGACGAGCACGACCGCGAGCGCTGCGTGGCCTGCCAGCTCTGCGAGTTCATTTGTCCGCCGCGCGCCATCACGATCACACCCGGCGAACTCCCCAGCGAGTCGAAGTTTGCCAAGGTGGAGAAATATCCCGAGGAGTTCAAAATCGACATGATCCGATGCATTTATTGCGGCCTCTGCGAGGAAGTCTGCCCCGAGCAGGCCATTTTCCTGCGAAAAGATTACGCCATCACCGGCCTCACCCGTGCCGACATGGTCCACGACAAAAAGAAACTCTACGAACTCGGCGGCGAGATGAACGGCCTCGTCCACAAGTGGAACCCTCTAAAATGAAACCTTCCACTCAGGTTTCAGCTTTCAGGTTTCTTAGTCATTAGGATTTAGTCATTAGTCATTTTCCATCATGCCCGCCATTCTCTTTTGGATCTTCTCCGGCCTCATGCTGCTCTTCGCGGCCATGGTCGTCATCCTGCGCCAACCCGTCAGCAGCGCCTTTAGCCTGGTCGTTTCGTTCCTCGCCCTGGCGGCGCTTTACGTCTCGCTCGACGCCTTTTTCATCGGCGTCATCCAGATCATGGTCTATGCGGGTGCCGTCATGGTCCTCTTTCTCTTCATCATCATGTTGCTCGACTTGAAGGCCGAGGTGCGCCGCAATTTCAAATTGCCCGCGACCTTCGCCGCCCTAGCCGTCGTCCTCATTTTCGGACTCATGGTGCGCGGCGTCGTCAGCAGTTTTGAAATGGGCGAAGCGCCACTTCCCGCACTGGTCCACACGGATAAATCCGACATCTGGCACGTCGGCGAAACCCTCTTCACCACCTTCAATCTGCCCTTCCAAGTCATCGGCGTCCTTATCCTCGTCGCCACCGTCGGCGTCGTCGTCCTCAGCAAACGGGAGTTAAAGTAAACTCATGGTCACACTTAACGATTACCTGCTCGTCAGCGGACTCCTCTTCACCATCGGCCTCGCCGGCGTCCTCCTGCGGCGCAACATCCTCATCATATTCATGTCGCTCGAGTTGATGCTGAATGCGGCCAATCTCTCGCTCGTCGCCTTTTCCCGTTTCCGCACCGTGGACGGCCTGCCTAATTACAACGCGCAAGTGCTCGTGTTTTTCATCATCACCGTCGCCGCCGCCGAGGTTGCGGTCGGGCTCGCCATCATCGTCGCGCTTTATCGCCAGCGCCAGACGACCCATGTCGAGGACTTAAACTCCATGAAATTTTAACTCGTGATACCCTGGATTGTCCTTTTTACCCCGTTGATCTCTGCGATTCTGATTGCCCTTGTCACGCGGCCCTCGAAATCTCTCAGCACCGCGATTTCTGTCGCAGCGGTGGCCATTTCCTTCATTGGGAGTCTGATTCTATTCGGCAAACCCGATCACTCGATGGATGTCTCCTTCGATTGGATCAACCTCCCGGCGCTGCGCATTCCGATCGGCACCTCGATCGACCAACTGACCAAGCTCATGCTGCTCGTGGTCACAGGGATTGGCCTGCTCATTCACCTCTATTCCGTCGGCTACATGAAAGAGGACGAGGGCCGCTCCCGGTATTTCGCGTCGTTGTCGCTCTTCATTTTCTCCATGCTCGGCATCGTCCTCGCGAACAATTTCGTGATGATGTTCATCTTCTGGGAACTGGTCGGCGTCAGTTCGTATCTGCTCATCGGCCATTGGTTTGAACGCCCGGCGGCGGGCGACGCGGCGAAAAAAGCGTTTCTCACGAACCGCATCGGCGACTTCGGCTTCATGTTTGGCATCCTCTGCGTCTGGCTGGCCACGAAATCCGTCGTCTTCAGTGAGATCGAACTCAAATGGGCCACAATGGGTCTTCCAAGCTGGTTTATCACCGTGGCCACGCTCGGTGTTTTCATGGGTGCCATGGGCAAGAGCGCGCAATTTCCACTCCACGTCTGGCTGCCCGACGCCATGGAAGGCCCGACTCCGGTCTCGGCCTTGATCCATGCGGCGACGATGGTGGCGGCAGGTGTTTTCATGCTCGCGAAGGTCTTTTTCCTCTTTGTGCCAGCCGCGTTCACCCTGCAATTCATCATGTGGATCGGCATCGGAACCGCCGTCATGGCCGCGTTCATGGCCACGCAACAGGACGACATCAAGCGCATTCTGGCCTACTCAACCCTCTCGCAACTCGGCTACATGGTCTGCGCCGTCGGTATGGCCGCGCCGCAAATTGGGATGTTTCATCTTTTCACCCACGCGGCTTTCAAGGCGATGCTGTTCCTCGGGGCCGGGTCGATCATCCACTCGCTGCATCACGAGCAGGACATCTGGAAAATGGGCGGCGTCGGAAAGAAGATGCCGATCACGTTTGCTACTTTCACCATCGGCACGCTGGCGCTGACCGGGTTTCCCGGTTTGAGCGGATTCTTCTCGAAGGACGCGATTATCGCGAGGGCTTTTGAGCATAATATTTGGGTCTTCGGCCTCGCCGTGCTCGTGGCGTTTCTGACTTCGTTCTACATGTTCCGACTCTGGTTTGTGGCGTTCCTGGGCAAGCCTCGCGCCCATGGAGCCGAGCACGCGCACGAGTCGCCGCTGATCATGACCGTTCCGTTGCTGATCCTCGCGATCCCATCCGTCATCGCGGGCTATCCGTTCTTTATCGGGAAATTTCTCACGCTGCCCGAGGAGCACGCGCCGATGATTGTCCAAGGCTCGGCTGTCGGCGTGTTCGTGCTCGGCGCACTGGTGGCCTTGGTTCTCTATAAAGGCAAAACCAAGGACCCGGTCCGCATCGCGCTCTTCGCCAACCGCTTTTACATCGACGATTTCTACAAAATCCTCGTGCGCGCCACCCAGGACTCGGCAGCCGTCATTTCCGCTTTCCTCGACAAGTGGCTCATCGACACTGTGCTCGTGCGCGGCGTCGGCGCGGGCGGCGTCTGGATCACCGGCTACGTCCTGCGTTTCCTGCAATATGGCAACATCCAGGGCTATGCCATTCTCTTCGGCGTCGGAATCATCGCGCTGCTTTACTACGTCGTCTTTGCTTAAACTTCTGTGAATACCGCCCTGCTTCTCCATCTCATCGTGCTGCTGCCGCTCGGCGCGGCCATTGCGATCTTACTCGGATCACCCGCCCGCAAAACCGCTCTCGGGGCCTCCATCGCAGCCCTCGCGCTGACGATTATTTCCGTCCTCGCCTATCAAGGCACCGCTGGCGGATTCCAGTTCCAGTCGCATGTGGACGTCGTCGCCGAGTGGGACTTGAAATACTTCCTCGGCGCGGACGGCCTCAGCCTCGCGATGGTGCTCCTCGCCACCCTCGTCACCGTCGCCGCCGTCTGGGTCACGCCGAAAATGGAGAAATCTGAAAACGCCTTCTACGCCTGCCTGCTCCTCATTGCGGCCGGTGCGATCGGGGCGTTTCTCTCGCTCGACCTCTTCTTCTTCTACGCCTTCCACGAACTCGCCCTCATCCCGACTTTCATTCTGATCGGCGTCTGGGGCAGCGGTGAAAAACAGCAAGCCGCCTGGCGCATCACCATCTATCTCGCCATCGGCAGCATCATCCTGCTCGCCGGGCTCATCGGCGTTTATCTAGCCGTGCCCGTCGCACAGCGGACTTTCGATATTCCCCAACTCCAGGCGCTGGCCAAGACCTCCGCCTTTCTCCCGGCGAAATGGATCTTCCCCACGCTGCTCGTCGGCTTCGGCGTGCTCGTTTCGCTCTTCCCATTCCACTCCTGGGCTCCCAAAGCCTATGCCTCGGCACCCGCTCCCGCCGCCATGCTCCATGCCGGTGTGCTCAAGAAATTTGGCCTCTACGGCATGTTGCGCATCGCCCTCCCGATGTTTCCGCTCGGCGTCCAGCAATACGATTACATCATTCTCATCCTCCTCATCGGCAACATCCTCTTCGTCGGCCTCGCCACCATTGCCCAGAAACAACTCGATACCACGCTCGGCTATTCCAGCGTCATGCACATGGGTTACATCTATCTCGGCATCGTCAGCATGAACCTCACCGGAATCAACGGTGCTGCGCTTCTGATGTTCGCCCACGGCCTCTCCATCGCCGCTCTTTTCGCCATGAGCGGCATGATCCGCGAACGCACCGGGACGCTGGAGTTTTCCGATCTCGGCGGACTCGGCAAACGCGCCCCAGTCCTCATGTTTTGCTTCGGCCTCGCCACTTTCGCCTCCATCGGTCTGCCCGGCTTCGGTAATTTCGCCTCCGAAACGATGGTCTTCTTTGGCGCGTTTTCAGGCGGGTTTGAATCGAATGCGTTTCAGACCGGCGCTTTTAATTTCCATCAAATCGCCACCATCGTCGGCCTCTGGGGAGTCGTTATTTCCGCCGTTTACATGCTGCGCGCCTACCGCAAAATCTTCATGGGCGACCTCGTCTCCCGCTGGGCTGGCATCAGCGACATCCGCCCGCTCTACAAATTCCCGCTCGTCCTCCTCATCGGCGCGCTCCTCGTTTGCGGCCTCTACCCGCAGGGCTTCCTGCACCTCGTCGGCCCGACGCTTTCCCATTTGCTTCCCTGAGATTTCCTTAAAATGACCTCACCGCTTCTTCTCGAGACCATCGTTCTCTTCCTGGGTCTTTGCCTGCTGCTCTTCGAGGCCTTTGTCCCGACGCCCACCCGCCGTGGCTTCGGCTTGTTTGCCATCGCTGGTCTTTCCGTCGTCCTCATTCTCAGCTTCTTCACCAAAACCAACGTCGATTGCGGCCCCTTCTACGTCGCCGACGGCTTCGGGCTCTTCTTTAAGCAACTCATCCTCCTCACCACCATCGTGGTCCTGATCATGAGCCTCGAATACGCCTCCACCGTCCAGCGCCTGGTGCCTGCGGAGAAACCCGGAGCCGGTCTGGGCGAATTCTACACCCTTCCTGTCTTCACCTGCGTCGGGCTGATGTTCATGGCCTCCGCGACCGACTTCATCATGATCTTCGTCGCGCTCGAACTGGTCACGATCTCCTTTTATATCCTTGTCAGCTTCCTCCGCCGGTCGCGTCCGTCTCTCGAAGCGGGCACGAAATACCTCATCCTCGGCGCGCTTTCCACCGGCATCCTCGTTTACGGCATCACGTGGATCTTCGGCGTTACCGGCGAAACCAACCTCGCCGCCATCGGCCAGGCCGCCGCCCAAGTCACCGATAAGAATCAGACTGCGCTCCTCTTCGGCATCGTCCTCGTGCTCATCGGGCTCGGCTTCAAAATCGCCGCCGCCCCCTTTCAATTCTGGGTCGCCGACGTTTACCAGGGCGCCCCGACTCCCATCACCGCCTTCCTCTCCGTCGGCTCCAAGTCCGCCGGCTTCATCGTCCTCCTCCGTTTCCTCGCCGTCATCCTGCCGCTGCCCGTCGTTGGCGCGCGCGTCAGCACCGGACTCTCCATTCTCGCCTTCTGCACCCTCATTTATGGCAATTTCGCCGCGCTCCCGCAGACGAATTTGAAGCGACTCCTCGGTTACTCCAGCATCGCCCACGCCGGTTATTTGCTCATGGCCGTCGTCGCCCTCAGCAGTTTCGCCGCCGCCGCGCAACAAGCCATCGCTTTCTATCTCGCGGGTTATCTCGTGATGACCCTCCTCAGTTTCCTCGTCCTCATCCTCGCCAGCCGCCATCTCGAAGGCGACGACATCTCCCACTTCAACGGCCTCGGGAAACGCAGCCCGTTTCTCGCCTTTGCCATGCTCGTCGCCATGATGTCCCTCGCCGGCGTGCCTCTCACCGCCGGGTTCTTCGGGAAATTCATGATCTTCAAAGTCGCCCTCGAATCCCACCTTTACTGGCTGGTTGGCGTCGGCGTCATCAGCGTCGGCTGCGGCTTTTATTACTACCTGAAAGTGGTCAAGGCCATGTATTGGAACATCTCCAGCACCGACACCGCGCTCGAGTCGCCTCTGACTCCGCTCACCCGCACCACACTTTACGCGGTTATCGCCGCCGTCTTTATCCTCGGCGTTTACCCCGCCCCACTCCTGCATCTGATCGGGAAATAGGCCCTCACCTCCTGAAAGGCTACCCGATCAGGCCGGATGTGCCATTGGGAGTTCTACGAATGCCCAAACGGACGCCCGACTTGCCATTCGAGTTTCATTTTCCTCCTCGACGAGCCTCCCTTTTCACCAACGAAAAAAGACGGCACCCCTCGCGAGGCGCCGCCTTTTTGCTGAATCGACTCAGTCCGCTCTTAGGCGAACCATTCCGTGTGGAAAAACTCGCCTGCTGGTTTGTCGATCCGCTCGTAGGTGTGGGCGCCGAAATAATCGCGCTGGGCTT
This genomic stretch from Chthoniobacterales bacterium harbors:
- a CDS encoding NADH-quinone oxidoreductase subunit I, yielding MAYTVDRPKMTLAEKMYLPAIVTGLAITAKHFKNMILGRTKVVMQYPEEKWDSHMPEHYRGAPTLVKDEHDRERCVACQLCEFICPPRAITITPGELPSESKFAKVEKYPEEFKIDMIRCIYCGLCEEVCPEQAIFLRKDYAITGLTRADMVHDKKKLYELGGEMNGLVHKWNPLK
- a CDS encoding NADH-quinone oxidoreductase subunit J; this translates as MPAILFWIFSGLMLLFAAMVVILRQPVSSAFSLVVSFLALAALYVSLDAFFIGVIQIMVYAGAVMVLFLFIIMLLDLKAEVRRNFKLPATFAALAVVLIFGLMVRGVVSSFEMGEAPLPALVHTDKSDIWHVGETLFTTFNLPFQVIGVLILVATVGVVVLSKRELK
- the nuoK gene encoding NADH-quinone oxidoreductase subunit NuoK, translated to MVTLNDYLLVSGLLFTIGLAGVLLRRNILIIFMSLELMLNAANLSLVAFSRFRTVDGLPNYNAQVLVFFIITVAAAEVAVGLAIIVALYRQRQTTHVEDLNSMKF
- the nuoL gene encoding NADH-quinone oxidoreductase subunit L, with protein sequence MIPWIVLFTPLISAILIALVTRPSKSLSTAISVAAVAISFIGSLILFGKPDHSMDVSFDWINLPALRIPIGTSIDQLTKLMLLVVTGIGLLIHLYSVGYMKEDEGRSRYFASLSLFIFSMLGIVLANNFVMMFIFWELVGVSSYLLIGHWFERPAAGDAAKKAFLTNRIGDFGFMFGILCVWLATKSVVFSEIELKWATMGLPSWFITVATLGVFMGAMGKSAQFPLHVWLPDAMEGPTPVSALIHAATMVAAGVFMLAKVFFLFVPAAFTLQFIMWIGIGTAVMAAFMATQQDDIKRILAYSTLSQLGYMVCAVGMAAPQIGMFHLFTHAAFKAMLFLGAGSIIHSLHHEQDIWKMGGVGKKMPITFATFTIGTLALTGFPGLSGFFSKDAIIARAFEHNIWVFGLAVLVAFLTSFYMFRLWFVAFLGKPRAHGAEHAHESPLIMTVPLLILAIPSVIAGYPFFIGKFLTLPEEHAPMIVQGSAVGVFVLGALVALVLYKGKTKDPVRIALFANRFYIDDFYKILVRATQDSAAVISAFLDKWLIDTVLVRGVGAGGVWITGYVLRFLQYGNIQGYAILFGVGIIALLYYVVFA
- a CDS encoding NADH-quinone oxidoreductase subunit M, which produces MNTALLLHLIVLLPLGAAIAILLGSPARKTALGASIAALALTIISVLAYQGTAGGFQFQSHVDVVAEWDLKYFLGADGLSLAMVLLATLVTVAAVWVTPKMEKSENAFYACLLLIAAGAIGAFLSLDLFFFYAFHELALIPTFILIGVWGSGEKQQAAWRITIYLAIGSIILLAGLIGVYLAVPVAQRTFDIPQLQALAKTSAFLPAKWIFPTLLVGFGVLVSLFPFHSWAPKAYASAPAPAAMLHAGVLKKFGLYGMLRIALPMFPLGVQQYDYIILILLIGNILFVGLATIAQKQLDTTLGYSSVMHMGYIYLGIVSMNLTGINGAALLMFAHGLSIAALFAMSGMIRERTGTLEFSDLGGLGKRAPVLMFCFGLATFASIGLPGFGNFASETMVFFGAFSGGFESNAFQTGAFNFHQIATIVGLWGVVISAVYMLRAYRKIFMGDLVSRWAGISDIRPLYKFPLVLLIGALLVCGLYPQGFLHLVGPTLSHLLP
- a CDS encoding NADH-quinone oxidoreductase subunit N, with amino-acid sequence MTSPLLLETIVLFLGLCLLLFEAFVPTPTRRGFGLFAIAGLSVVLILSFFTKTNVDCGPFYVADGFGLFFKQLILLTTIVVLIMSLEYASTVQRLVPAEKPGAGLGEFYTLPVFTCVGLMFMASATDFIMIFVALELVTISFYILVSFLRRSRPSLEAGTKYLILGALSTGILVYGITWIFGVTGETNLAAIGQAAAQVTDKNQTALLFGIVLVLIGLGFKIAAAPFQFWVADVYQGAPTPITAFLSVGSKSAGFIVLLRFLAVILPLPVVGARVSTGLSILAFCTLIYGNFAALPQTNLKRLLGYSSIAHAGYLLMAVVALSSFAAAAQQAIAFYLAGYLVMTLLSFLVLILASRHLEGDDISHFNGLGKRSPFLAFAMLVAMMSLAGVPLTAGFFGKFMIFKVALESHLYWLVGVGVISVGCGFYYYLKVVKAMYWNISSTDTALESPLTPLTRTTLYAVIAAVFILGVYPAPLLHLIGK